A region of the Larimichthys crocea isolate SSNF unplaced genomic scaffold, L_crocea_2.0 scaffold457, whole genome shotgun sequence genome:
CACCACTACTTAATTCACTGATGTTATGCAAGTAAACTATTTGTTCAATTTTCACATTATTCTCTGTAGGCGACAAAACTTTTGTCTTGCCAAAATCTGACCTTTCTGTGTTGATTGAATAATCAATCTCTCCTCTGTGAAGcaaatttattttagtacattaaacataatttgGGAGGGTTTTAGCTTTCATATGAGCCATTTCTAAAACCAGTGGATTAATTAAAAGTCACATTATAAGCTGTTGTTTCTACAAAATGGATAAGTGACTTTTGTCAGGGACTGTAGATGAcaactaattgttgcagctctaaaaGACAGTGAGAGTataaagtttatttctgctgcagttctgtagccagcttcaagtagacactcgaggaattacattttttggcacttccacgcTGTTTTTTCTGGTGAACGGGCCCTTTTTGAAATGGTTTCCAAAATTTCCAGTATTTGCCACAGAATATTACTCTGTCAGGGAGAGCTTTTTGTTTAACTTCATAGTGTGACATTTGCTGGCAGACCCCAGCAGGGCCACTCCATGTGGCTCCTCCAGCACTGTGCCAGAGACATCCTGGAGGCTCTCGCCTTCCTTCACCGGGAAGGCTACGTCCATGCCGACCTCAAGCCACGCAACATTCTCTGGAGTGCCGACGACGAATGTTTCAAGGTCATTGACTTCGGCCTCAGCTTCAAAGAGGGAAACCAGGTGGGTTTGTGCATGGATCTGGAAGGCTGGCGTAAGAGGGGCTGGGATAATTGTGTTTCTGACTGTTCCCTTGCCTGACCTCTTCCAGGATGTCAAGTACATCCAGACAGATGGGTATCGCGCTCCAGAGGCTGAGCTTCAGAACAGTCTTGCCCAGGCCGGGGTAGAGATGGAGGGGGACTCGGGCTGCACGGCTGCGGTGGACCTGTGGAGCCTGGGCATCATCCTGCTGGAGATGTTCTCAGGAATCAAACTCAAAGACACCGTCCGTTCACAGGAGTGGAAGGTACGACAAAGCTCTACTCTGGGAAGATTGATATTGATTTCCTAATGGAACGTCTCagtatgtgtaaatgtaaagaaaatgttgcaTTATGGCACGGAAAGTTCACAGAGCGAGATCTAAATtctcattaaaggcataaaataaGTTTTGAATCAGCAGCAGTATGATCAAGCAGAAGCACGTTCTGTTCTCTCCTTCAGGATAACAGTGCTGCCATTGTAGACCATATTTTTGCCAGCAACAGCCTGGTGTGCCCTGCTATCCCTGTCTATCACCTTAGAGACCTTATCAAGAGGTAAGTGGTCACACAGGTATCTCTGAATTCAGTCTGATTCAGACTGCTCAGACATGACTAAactcttttgtgtgtgcagcatgcTTCTCAACAACCCAAAGCAAAGATGCACAGCTGAAACTGCCCTGCTGAGCCCATTCTTCAGTATCCCCTTTGGTATGTGTCAATATTTGAGACGTCCACCAAGATCAACACATCTCTCATTGTATtgcactatatttatttatgtgtgtgtgtgtgtgtgtgtgtgtgtgtgtgtgtgtcagctcctCACATTGAGGACCTGGTTCTGCTGCCCTCTCCTGTCCTGCGTCTGCTCAACCTGATTGACGACAGCCATCTGCACAATGACGAAGAGTATGAAGGTACAGCACCacgttttttcatttttctcaccTTCAGATTATGAATGAATGGGCCAGCTGTTTCTTCTGAGTGTGTGGAGGTTGCAGtaacctgttgttgttgttccagaCATCCTGGAAGACATGAAAGAGGAGTGCCAGAAGTACGGCTCAGTGGTTTCTCTGCTCATCCCCAAGGAGAACCCTGGGAAAGGACAGGTTAGACTGTTTTGTGTAAAGCATCTGAGAAATAacacattaataatatattcatattatgaTAACTCTGACACCGTAGCCTgatcacaacaacaactgtgaTTGGTCTACATCGTGTGTGTACATGGTCTGAGAATGTGAGGCGCTCATGATGTGCTAAAgcagacatgtcaaactcaaggccCACAGGCTGAATCCGTCTATTATTAATGGCTCGCTGGTAAATCGCATTCCCACCACTtgtactacaaatcccacaatgcactgcaacagccgCCACACAGGTCAAGATACTGTCATTATTCAAGACCCCCCAAGGaaagaacagagaagaaaagactcGCAGTGTCATAGAAACTTCACTGCCAACTAgcatttaattatttacaggCACATAGCAGTGTAGTTACTTGCGTAGGACTAACATAGAGTGTGCAGCTATAAATCAGcctgtctgtgaaggttctcagtcattcaggtcatctttcttcaaaaaggCTCAATCTAGTGCAGTTGGATCTTTCCTTCATGAATCTTATTCAGTTcagactgactggtggggagatCCAAGTATTTATTCTAGGCAGGATCATAGACCCAGCCAAAGCTTCCACCCAagctcaggtgacctgaacAACTGTCATTCACACCAGCCCTCACGTGACTTTAACAACTCTGATGGCGGTCAATGATGAGCATTATCAAACTAAGTGAAGATTTGGCTAGGTCTATGATCCTGCCTGGGATAAATCAGCCTTTATTCACCGGATGACCACAGGGTGCAGCTAAATGACACTCCAGCTGTGTTGCTGGTGCTGCTTttacatacataacataacataaatgtCTTAATTTATTGATAGTTGacttaaaatgaatgtttaatgacacattttatctGCTAATAATGTCTCAACATATATTCAGTGTGAGAGTGACAAGGTGaaaaaacatatacataataaacataaaacatatgtatTTGAAACATAAAACTTCATGTGGACTTTGATCTAAGACAGACCTACTAAATCATCCACGTGTGCTCTGTCTGTCCACCAGGTGTTTGTCGAGTACGCCAACTCCAGTGACTCCAAAGAGGCTCAGAGGCTGCTGACGGGCCGCACCTTTGACGGGAAGTTTGTTGTGGCTACCTTCTATCCCCTCAGCGCCTATAAAAGAGGGTACTTGTATCAGACTGTGCAGTGAAGTCCTAAAGCTCAATTTATACCTCTGCTTTGTTTGCatgataaaacacacaacagcaaccACAGGGGAGAAGTCATTTCCTCCCTATGAATATAACTACAATTAGCACACAGTCACAAGTTCAAATGATTACGTTCTAATGAGTGTAGTTAAAGTTCTGCATGTTCTCCATGTGGTAAATATCTGTGTTTATGCAGGGTGTAAATTGAACTGCCCCCGGCCTATACGCTACAGTCAGTGCACATCCACGTAGTACTTTAAAGTGACCTGGATCCATCTGGGATAAAGGTCTGTGGTCTGCATACAGCAGTCCACCTGCTCTATTTTCCATTTCACTCTCATAACAACATGTGAGAATCTGTTCTCTAAGTAGTTCTACATATCGAGCTTGTCCCATCGCTCTTGATAAACTATCAAAAACACTTAATGTCATTGGTTTAGTGAGGGATGTGATCAGAAACATGTAGCACTGAACAAGAATTTTAGGTCTCCTGAAGGCAAACAAAATCCCTCTCAACTGAATATTTCCTTCAGTAAAATCCTGTTGTTAGATGAGTGATAATAGTGATATTATtgttgcatatttatatttgttacGCTGAACAATTACTGAGAGGAACTGTGTGGTACAAGGGGAAATACAGGTATACTGTGCTTGGTTTCAGGAAGAGATGGTTTGAAGTGACCTCGCTCTCTCTCCGTTATCTGAGCAAGCCACAGGTTCCTTTAATGCCCTGTCCTGTAGCCTTATGCTTattttatagctttttttttttttttgacgaaAGTCTGTGTACGTTCTTGTGTTTTGACTGCAACACTGAAAG
Encoded here:
- the uhmk1 gene encoding serine/threonine-protein kinase Kist; this translates as MAHCGSSEPSAKAQAQPQQQPQQQQQQQGSVDQSMKPVLFEIFGEIWTVQSRLGQGVSASVYRVSSGRATTAAVKEFQADTQGGDYGYHKERSVLEDIQGHKNIVTLYGVFTNHSCMGVTTRCLLLELLDVSVSELLVRGSSGTQGGRPQQGHSMWLLQHCARDILEALAFLHREGYVHADLKPRNILWSADDECFKVIDFGLSFKEGNQDVKYIQTDGYRAPEAELQNSLAQAGVEMEGDSGCTAAVDLWSLGIILLEMFSGIKLKDTVRSQEWKDNSAAIVDHIFASNSLVCPAIPVYHLRDLIKSMLLNNPKQRCTAETALLSPFFSIPFAPHIEDLVLLPSPVLRLLNLIDDSHLHNDEEYEDILEDMKEECQKYGSVVSLLIPKENPGKGQVFVEYANSSDSKEAQRLLTGRTFDGKFVVATFYPLSAYKRGYLYQTVQ